Below is a window of Yersinia kristensenii DNA.
TGGTGGCATTTTTTGATCAATTAATGGAGCCCCAGTTCGCCAATAAACCCTTTATGCGCCACTATTTAGATTATTATTTTGATATTTATTGGGATCTACATTTAGGGGTTAAAGGTGATGCCATTCCGAAACAAGTCCGAGAGATTGGTGAGTCGTTCAATACGGTATTAGCCTACCGTGATCCATTACAGCCGATTGTTTATGAAAACTACATGACAGTACGCAAACAACTCGATTTCCTCAAACAATGGATTGATGAACGTGTTGACGACATTAATAACGGGCGGACGGCTAACCCAGAAAAAACCATGGTGTGGTATTGGTTGAAAAATGCCGGTAATGGTGAAAATTTCAGTAAGAAAGATATCGTGTTTGAATGCTTCCATAACTTTGTAGCTTTCAGCCAATGGGGCAATACTCTATTCGGTATTATGTCGCGGTTGAGTGAAAATGAAGGTGACCCAACAGTACGCGAAGCATTTAAAAAGACCATGAGCGGTGATTTCGATAATGCCAATGGTGCGCCTTACACACCGTTAGAATTATTTGTTATGGAGTTATTCCGCACTATCTCACCGAATGGCGGCAGTATTTCTGCGGTTGAAGATGCGCGAACCTCCGCTTATGGGGAGTCGCCTCACAAACGATTTGGTCTGCCTTTTGAACGCCATAGCTATATCAGCACACCACACACCAGCACCAGTTTTAGCCCCGTTCACTGGAAAGATCCTGACGAGTTCTCTCCCGATCGCTATCTTAAGGTGCCCACTAGCGCTGAAATAACCGAAGAGAAATGTCAGCAAATTGGTCTTGCTCGTTGCCCGTTTGATATCACCTCGTTGGCGGTAAAAGATGGTCGCAATGTCGCGGTGACGAACAGCGGTTTTGGTACGGTATTTGGTGTGGTCGACGGCAAAGCAAAACCCGTATGTGACTATGCAGGATTTGCGCCTTTTGGCTTCAGTTATCGCCGCTGCCCTGGTGAGCAACTGACTATTCAGGTGTTTGAAGATTTTCTGCGTAAAGTATGGCGGGACAAAATTGTGTTCAATAAATTGCAACTGGGTAAACCAGGCAGAGTGCCTATTGGCCCCAATGCCGTCATTGATGACAATATTGGTTTTAGTCGTTAAGTCTCATTTTCCTTCCCAGCCCGCCTTCGCGGGCTTTCTCTTCTGTTAATCCCTGTCATATATCGGTATTATCCTGATATTAGTAATGCAAATCATTGGCGTTCCCAATCAAGGATATCCACATTCCTACTTTTCAGGAGAGAAAATGCGATTACGTTTAGCTTTATTTTCATCATTACTGGCACTTACTGCGGTGCTTACCGGGTGTGATAATTCCTCTACGGCCCCTGAAGAAACAGCAAAAATCAGTATCGAACATGCACAGGGCACCACTCAGGTTCCGCTTAATCCGCAAAAAGTCATCATATTGAACCCCTCTACATTGGATATTGCCGATGCCCTGAATATCAAAGTGGCTGGTGTACCCCAGACCAGCACCCATCTTCCGGCCTTTTTATCCAAATACACTGGTGCAGAATATCTGAATGCGGGAACATTATTTGAACCGGATTATGAAGCTCTTAGCCAAGCTAAACCTGACCTAATTATTGCGGGTGGCCGTGCTCAAGATGCCTATGACAAACTTAGCGCTCTTGCCCCGACCATCTCATTGGATATCGATCCTAAGAATTTTACCCAAAGTCTGACTCAGCGTACGGAGCAATTAGCCTCTATCTTTGGTAAAGAAGAAGAAGCGAAAACTCTGTTGGGTAAATTTACCTCTCAGATTAATGCTATTAAACAGAAATCAGCTAACGCCGGATCTGCCATGTTGGTGATGGTCAGTGGTGGAAAAATGTCTGCTTATACACCGGGCTCGCGTTTTGGTTTTATTTTTGACGAGTTAGGATTCACACCAGCGGCCAGCTTCACTGAAGCCGGTAATCATGGCAATGTGGTCACCTCCGAATTTATTCTTGATGCCAACCCTGAATGGCTGTTTGTCCTTGACCGCGATAATGCGATTGGCCGTACTGAAAACCAATCGGCACAACAGGTTCTGGATAACCCGCTGATTCATAAAACCAAAGCATGGCAAAATAATCATGTGATTTATCTTGATTCAGCTTCGCTCTATATTGCCGGTGGTGTGCAGAGTTATATGCAACTGATGGATAAAATCAGTTCAGTGCTGGATAAACAAGCCTCTGCGCAGTAATTCTCACTGATGAAAAATCTTAGCTTTATTGCTGGCCTGGTTATTTTACTGGGCCTAATGACATGCAGTCTGTTTATTGGTGTTGGGAATGTCACATTGGCTGAAGTCTGGTCAGACCCTGACATGCGCGATATTTTTTTGATAAGTCGTGTGCCGAGAACGCTAGCATTAGTTTTGGCGGGCAGTGCTATGAGTGTTGCTGGCCTTATTATGCAGATGCTTACTCAGAACCGATTTGTCGAACCTTCGATTGCAGGTACCACCCAGTCGGCCAGTCTCGGATTATTATTAGTCATGGTGTTTAGTCCCGCGGCTCCGGTCATGGTTAAGATGTTGGTTGCCACTGTATTTGCTATGGGTGGGACAGCACTGTTTATGCTGTTGCTGGCACGAATGAGAATGAAATCGGCGCTGATGGTGCCGTTGACCGGTATCATGCTGGGGGCGGTATTTAGCGCAGTGACGACCTTCCTGGCAATGGAGTTTGATCTGCTGCAATCATTGGGCAGTTGGGAATCAGGTGATTTCTCAGGAGTGCTACAGGGCCGTTATGAACTGCTGTGGATCGTGGGCGCATTGACGTTGATTGCCTGCTTGATAGCCGACCGTTTTACTGTCGCCGGAATGGGGCGGGATTTCTCCGTCAATGTCGGCTTGAATTATCAACGGGTTATGCTGATGGGAATGTCCATTATTGCCATTGTCAGTGGCGTAGTGGTGGTGGTGATTGGCGTGCTACCTTTCCTCGGGTTAATTGTTCCCAATATTGTCAGTATGGCTATGGGCGATAACTTGCGCCGAACCATCCCTTGGGTGGCGTTGTGTGGCGGTGGCTTGGTGGTTCTATGTGACATTATTGGTCGGTTAGTTAGTTATCCGTTTGAAATACCTGCCAGCGTTATTCTGGGCGCAATTGGCGCACTCGTTTTCCTATTATTAATTGTTAGGACAAAACGTCATGCAGGTTAATGAGTATTCTTCATCAGGCTCTCTTTCCCAAGAGAGCAGCAAAACATTGAGCTCACCCTCAAAGCGATTATTGTTATTGAGTGTTATCGCCCTTGTCGCGATTATCATTTTCATGACAATTAATCTTAGGGGCAATATCCAGTATGTCTTGGTGCATCGCGGTCTTATTTTAGCCACCATGATATTGGTCGCATTTGCCGCCGGTATTGCTACCGTGTTATTCCAAACAGTGACTAATAATCGTATTTTGACGCCGTCAGTCATGGGGCTTGAGGCTTTGTTTATTCTGATCCAAACGATGTTGATCTTTTTTGTCGATGCTAATGGATTCAGGGTATTAGGAATAACAGGAAAATTCCTTTGTGAGTCGGCTTTGTTACTGCTGTTCTCGGTATTTCTGTATCGCTGGTTGCTGACCGGCGTTGGGATCAACCTTCACAAGGTATTATTGGTCGGGTTGGTTTGTGGCACCTTGTTCCGCAGTTTATCCAGCTTGATGCAGCGCCTGCTCTCACCAGGAGAGTTTGCGATTTTGCAGGGTAGGGTCTTCGCCACCTTCACGCGAGCTGCGCCGGAAATTATTGCCCTTTCTACTGGGATAATTATTATCGTGGCGATTGCCATTTGGCGTATGCGCCATTCTCTCGATATTATTGCGTTGGGTAGAAATACTGCGATTAATCTGGGCGTAGCCTACCAGAAAAGAATCACTGTTATTTTGCTGCTGGTCTCATTGCTGGTGGCTATATCGACGGCGCTGGTTGGGCCATTAACCTTTTTAGGTTTGCTTATCGCTAATCTGGCTTATCCACTGGTGGGTTCATTCCGGCATCAATATTTGCTGCCGGGGGTCTTTCTGCTAGGGGTTATTACGCTGGTCGGTGGGCAATTAATCCTCGAACGTTTATTGAACATGTCGGGAACGCTTTCCGTGGTCATTGAATTTGTAGGTGGCGCGCTGTTTATTTATCTTTTAATAAAAAAGGCTCCGGTGTGATTGAACTAACTGATATTAATAAAAAATACCAGAATACAACGGTACTCAATAATATAAATGAGAGCATTCCTTCTGGTGGTATAACATCAATCATTGGGCCAAATGGCGCGGGTAAGTCGACGTTATTGTCGATTATGAGCCGTTTACTGACACCTGATCTCGGGCATGTTCAGTTTAATGGGCTGGATGTTGCCAAAACCTCTGGCGATAAGCTGGCGACTATTCTCTCTGTATTACGGCAGGAAAATCATTTTACCAGCCGACTGACAGTTGCGGATTTGGTTGGATTTGGCCGTTACCCTTATTCGAAAGGGCGGCTTAATGAAAATGATCGCCAACATATTGATGCGGCGATGGAGTTTCTCAATTTGGTTCCGCTGAAAGACCGCTATCTTGATGAATTGTCAGGCGGGCAACGGCAACGCGCTTATGTTGCCATGGTGTTGTGTCAGGATACGAAATATATCTTGCTGGATGAGCCATTAAATAATCTGGATATGAAGCATTGTGTCGCGATGATGAAGCAATTGCGGCGCGCAGCAGATGAATTAAATAAAACCATCATATTGGTTATTCATGATATTAACTTCGCTTCTGCGTATTCCGACCATATTATTGCCATGAAAGATGGCGAGGTTATCTATCGTGGAGCACCTGAAGAAATAATGCAGCCGGATATCCTCGA
It encodes the following:
- a CDS encoding siderophore ABC transporter substrate-binding protein, producing MRLRLALFSSLLALTAVLTGCDNSSTAPEETAKISIEHAQGTTQVPLNPQKVIILNPSTLDIADALNIKVAGVPQTSTHLPAFLSKYTGAEYLNAGTLFEPDYEALSQAKPDLIIAGGRAQDAYDKLSALAPTISLDIDPKNFTQSLTQRTEQLASIFGKEEEAKTLLGKFTSQINAIKQKSANAGSAMLVMVSGGKMSAYTPGSRFGFIFDELGFTPAASFTEAGNHGNVVTSEFILDANPEWLFVLDRDNAIGRTENQSAQQVLDNPLIHKTKAWQNNHVIYLDSASLYIAGGVQSYMQLMDKISSVLDKQASAQ
- a CDS encoding ABC transporter permease, whose product is MKNLSFIAGLVILLGLMTCSLFIGVGNVTLAEVWSDPDMRDIFLISRVPRTLALVLAGSAMSVAGLIMQMLTQNRFVEPSIAGTTQSASLGLLLVMVFSPAAPVMVKMLVATVFAMGGTALFMLLLARMRMKSALMVPLTGIMLGAVFSAVTTFLAMEFDLLQSLGSWESGDFSGVLQGRYELLWIVGALTLIACLIADRFTVAGMGRDFSVNVGLNYQRVMLMGMSIIAIVSGVVVVVIGVLPFLGLIVPNIVSMAMGDNLRRTIPWVALCGGGLVVLCDIIGRLVSYPFEIPASVILGAIGALVFLLLIVRTKRHAG
- a CDS encoding iron chelate uptake ABC transporter family permease subunit; the protein is MQVNEYSSSGSLSQESSKTLSSPSKRLLLLSVIALVAIIIFMTINLRGNIQYVLVHRGLILATMILVAFAAGIATVLFQTVTNNRILTPSVMGLEALFILIQTMLIFFVDANGFRVLGITGKFLCESALLLLFSVFLYRWLLTGVGINLHKVLLVGLVCGTLFRSLSSLMQRLLSPGEFAILQGRVFATFTRAAPEIIALSTGIIIIVAIAIWRMRHSLDIIALGRNTAINLGVAYQKRITVILLLVSLLVAISTALVGPLTFLGLLIANLAYPLVGSFRHQYLLPGVFLLGVITLVGGQLILERLLNMSGTLSVVIEFVGGALFIYLLIKKAPV
- a CDS encoding ABC transporter ATP-binding protein; this encodes MIELTDINKKYQNTTVLNNINESIPSGGITSIIGPNGAGKSTLLSIMSRLLTPDLGHVQFNGLDVAKTSGDKLATILSVLRQENHFTSRLTVADLVGFGRYPYSKGRLNENDRQHIDAAMEFLNLVPLKDRYLDELSGGQRQRAYVAMVLCQDTKYILLDEPLNNLDMKHCVAMMKQLRRAADELNKTIILVIHDINFASAYSDHIIAMKDGEVIYRGAPEEIMQPDILEEIFDIKIKIEKVQDQHIAVYYR